Proteins from one Oryza sativa Japonica Group chromosome 12, ASM3414082v1 genomic window:
- the LOC4351668 gene encoding uncharacterized protein, which produces MDCIDEMPDLRSWNPDDEEEEEEKEEMPAVVDYSPHHRRRPSTFTRCGVIFDTDLIVRKPVEGAATGGRASHRTSTGFPFSVSLNLAVPPALSSIYLHCAEAVMPPTLEHGYFGRSSLVAADATHLLLLVVVPVKIQGMYDHEYPEEYFVYTADALRPSLADALCPTLTRLPRFPDNRQRLAGDIGILNHAAAAGDGFSFAVASLQTFMEWQSGEGSAAILHLQEMAKLSVLQCSVGSDLDEDNTKNNDSRWVVKNLAMPFDSQGDFGPRQWKSNIAFAYAGKLYWADYDVGLIYCDVLESSPKLQLIKFPVPVRKFELGVSGPDDNCGNSESFRTAGVSNGKIKFVDVDNCRAQSFAVIIRTWTLQMPQMVWKLDDVLNVKQLWGSASFKKYGLHQWVPEYPVVSLLDPHIVHFVLHKHMYHDQVWMIAVDMRAKSVKSCKNYPKGEKEDGYKGLSFNIDFICSMLSK; this is translated from the coding sequence ATGGACTGCATCGACGAGATGCCAGACCTCCGATCTTGGAATcctgacgatgaggaggaggaggaggagaaggaggagatgCCCGCCGTCGTCGATTACTCcccgcaccaccgccgccggccgtccacCTTCACCCGCTGCGGCGTCATATTCGATACGGACCTCATCGTCCGCAAGCCCGTGGAAGGCGCCGCCACCGGTGGCCGGGCCAGCCACCGGACGAGCACGGGGTTCCCCTTCTCCGTGTCGCTGAACCTCGCCGTGCCGCCGGCGCTCTCCTCCATCTACCTGCACTGCGCGGAGGCCGTGATGCCCCCCACCCTCGAGCACGGGTATTTCGGCCGGTCCTCGCTCGTCGCCGCGGACGCCACCCACCTCCTCCTTCTTGTCGTCGTCCCCGTCAAGATTCAAGGCATGTACGACCACGAGTACCCGGAGGAGTACTTCGTCTACACGGCCGACGCCCTCAGGCCTTCGCTGGCCGACGCCCTCTGTCCTACGCTGACGCGCCTCCCCAGATTCCCCGACAACCGCCAGCGCTTGGCCGGCGACATTGGCATCTtgaaccacgccgccgccgcgggtgaTGGTTTCAGCTTCGCCGTTGCATCTTTGCAGACGTTCATGGAGTGGCAATCTGGTGAAGGATCCGCGGCCATCCTGCACCTCCAGGAGATGGCCAAGCTCTCCGTGCTCCAATGTTCAGTTGGCAGTGATCTAGATGAGGACAACACCAAGAACAACGACAGCAGATGGGTTGTCAAGAACCTGGCCATGCCTTTTGACTCGCAAGGGGATTTTGGGCCGCGCCAATGGAAGAGCAACATCGCCTTCGCCTATGCCGGCAAATTATATTGGGCTGACTACGACGTTGGCCTTATCTACTGTGATGTCCTGGAATCTTCACCCAAGCTCCAGTTGATCAAGTTCCCTGTTCCGGTGAGAAAATTTGAGCTTGGTGTCAGTGGTCCAGATGACAACTGCGGGAACTCTGAGTCCTTCAGGACAGCCGGTGTTTCTAATGGGAAGATCAAGTTCGTCGATGTTGACAATTGCCGCGCCCAATCCTTCGCCGTCATCATCAGGACATGGACACTGCAAATGCCACAGATGGTATGGAAGTTGGATGATGTGCTCAATGTCAAACAACTGTGGGGGTCAGCATCCTTCAAGAAATacggtttgcatcagtgggtgcCAGAGTATCCTGTGGTGAGCTTGCTAGACCCACACATTGTGCACTTTGTGCTGCACAAACATATGTACCATGATCAGGTCTGGATGATCGCAGTTGACATGAGGGCCAAGTCAGTTAAATCATGCAAGAACTATCCAAAGGGTGAGAAGGAGGATGGATACAAGGGGCTGTCGTTCAACATTGATTTCATATGCAGCATGCTCTCGAAGTAA